The following proteins are co-located in the Hydrogenispora ethanolica genome:
- a CDS encoding amino acid ABC transporter ATP-binding protein: MIKVVDLHKRFRHLHVLKGVSTAVTPGEVVCVIGPSGSGKSTFLRCLNLLEKPSAGHIYIEGVDVTDHSKVNVNEVRAEVGMVFQRFNLFPHKTAFENITLAPLKVRGLPLEEAKSRAYELLDRVGLRHKADVYPDNLSGGQQQRIAIARALAMRPKVMLFDEPTSALDPEMIQEVLDVMKNLAREGMTMVVVTHEMGFAREVAHRALFMDEGQIIEEGTPDELFNHPKSERTQQFLSKIL, translated from the coding sequence GTGATTAAAGTAGTTGATTTGCACAAACGCTTCCGCCATCTGCATGTTTTGAAAGGGGTCTCCACTGCGGTCACCCCCGGTGAAGTCGTCTGCGTCATCGGTCCCAGCGGTTCCGGAAAGAGTACCTTTTTGCGTTGCCTCAATCTCTTGGAGAAGCCGTCGGCGGGCCATATTTACATCGAAGGAGTCGATGTGACCGACCATTCCAAGGTCAACGTCAACGAAGTCCGCGCCGAGGTCGGCATGGTATTTCAACGGTTTAACCTGTTTCCGCATAAGACCGCTTTCGAAAACATCACCCTGGCGCCGTTGAAGGTGCGGGGCCTGCCGCTGGAAGAGGCCAAAAGCCGCGCCTATGAGCTGTTGGACCGGGTCGGGCTGCGCCATAAGGCCGACGTTTATCCCGACAACCTCTCCGGCGGCCAGCAACAGCGGATCGCTATCGCCCGGGCCCTGGCGATGCGCCCCAAAGTCATGCTCTTCGACGAACCGACCTCCGCCCTGGACCCGGAGATGATCCAGGAAGTGCTGGATGTGATGAAAAACCTCGCCCGGGAAGGCATGACCATGGTCGTGGTCACCCATGAAATGGGCTTTGCCCGTGAAGTCGCCCATCGCGCGCTGTTCATGGACGAAGGCCAGATCATCGAAGAAGGGACGCCCGACGAACTGTTCAATCATCCCAAAAGCGAGCGGACTCAGCAGTTCCTGAGTAAGATTCTGTAA
- a CDS encoding amino acid ABC transporter permease gives MWLSLPNLLLGALMTLFLTIVAVFDGIIIGTFAGVARVIHNKVANMLAGIYVDFIRGTPLLVQIFMIHFGSPPLLGMLFNNGQPVPINPFISALVALSINSGAYVAEIVRAGIQSIDRGQMEAARSLGMSYRQAMRHIILPQALKRVIPPLGNEFIAMLKDSSLVSVIGMEELVRKAQVIVTRSYRPTETWFEVGIIFLIMTIPFTRIVAHLERRLKTGD, from the coding sequence ATGTGGCTAAGCCTCCCCAATCTCCTTCTCGGAGCCCTGATGACCCTATTCTTGACCATCGTGGCCGTCTTCGACGGCATCATCATCGGAACGTTCGCCGGCGTGGCGCGCGTCATCCATAATAAAGTTGCCAACATGCTGGCCGGAATCTATGTCGATTTTATCCGCGGCACCCCGCTGTTGGTGCAGATCTTTATGATTCACTTCGGCAGCCCGCCATTGCTGGGCATGCTCTTCAACAATGGACAACCCGTTCCCATTAACCCCTTCATCTCCGCGCTGGTCGCATTGAGCATCAATAGCGGCGCTTATGTCGCGGAGATCGTCCGGGCCGGCATTCAATCGATCGATCGCGGCCAGATGGAGGCCGCCCGCTCCTTGGGAATGTCTTATCGCCAAGCCATGCGCCATATCATTCTCCCCCAAGCGCTGAAGCGGGTCATTCCGCCCCTAGGCAACGAATTCATCGCGATGCTGAAAGACTCTTCCCTGGTTTCGGTGATCGGAATGGAGGAATTGGTCCGTAAAGCCCAGGTCATCGTCACCCGGTCCTACCGGCCGACTGAAACCTGGTTCGAGGTCGGCATCATCTTTCTGATCATGACGATTCCCTTTACCCGCATTGTGGCTCATCTGGAAAGGAGATTGAAGACTGGTGATTAA
- a CDS encoding basic amino acid ABC transporter substrate-binding protein — protein sequence MKKLFWISLVLVFVLSAGLVMAAKPALRVGTDATYEPFETIDPKTNEYVGFDMELIKMVADEMGMELKLQNVGWDGIIPGLMNGNYDCLISAMTITADRKKQINFSTPYHENHQVIVIKTNNTKVKGPSDLVGKTVAVQNGTTGDLYASNIKNAKMKRFDTNPQAVQELLNNGADAAVMDDLVAFSAVKKSKGLKVVAIKDAALEEYGIGVKKGNDDLLNKINKAIATLKSNGKLAALEKKYRSAN from the coding sequence ATGAAAAAGCTTTTCTGGATTAGCTTAGTGTTAGTATTTGTTTTATCCGCCGGCCTGGTCATGGCGGCCAAACCGGCCCTGCGGGTCGGGACGGACGCTACTTACGAGCCTTTTGAAACCATCGATCCCAAGACCAACGAATATGTCGGTTTCGACATGGAGCTGATTAAGATGGTCGCCGACGAGATGGGCATGGAGTTGAAACTCCAGAATGTCGGCTGGGACGGGATCATCCCCGGCCTGATGAACGGCAACTATGACTGCTTAATCTCCGCGATGACCATCACCGCCGACCGGAAGAAGCAGATCAACTTCTCCACCCCCTACCATGAAAACCATCAGGTGATTGTGATTAAGACCAACAACACCAAGGTCAAAGGTCCGAGCGATCTGGTGGGCAAGACCGTTGCCGTCCAAAACGGTACCACCGGGGATCTTTACGCCAGCAACATCAAAAACGCCAAAATGAAACGGTTTGATACCAATCCCCAGGCGGTCCAGGAATTATTGAATAACGGCGCCGACGCCGCGGTCATGGACGATCTGGTCGCTTTCAGCGCCGTGAAGAAGAGCAAAGGCCTGAAAGTAGTGGCCATTAAAGATGCGGCACTCGAAGAGTACGGTATCGGCGTGAAAAAAGGCAACGACGACTTATTAAATAAGATCAATAAAGCCATTGCCACGCTCAAAAGCAACGGCAAACTCGCCGCCCTCGAGAAAAAATACCGTTCCGCCAATTAA
- a CDS encoding polyprenyl synthetase family protein: MQAIQKNQVFQGDFQMELERVESLLREQFVANEGILGQIGLDAIAAGGKRFRPKLVIQCGKIFGPADESLIAAAAAFELLHLASLIHDDVLDRAAVRRNRPALYRQWGSRLAVLTGDYLLAAAFQILSANCPPAVLRLAAQSIQRMCRGEFNQAEQCYDPSVRREQYYRRIADKTGSLMENCCRAGALLGGAGPDQAELAAAFGRETGYAYQIIDDILDIAGAETVTGKPVGEDFRQGILTLPTLLLLEEPEHGEWLRSRLEAGKAAGPCRRELRRRLNQAGALAASRRIAAEHLHRARTALSGLPDTEATRLLERLTDQLASGIEASSSKDIPGDPN; this comes from the coding sequence ATGCAAGCGATTCAAAAAAACCAAGTTTTTCAGGGCGATTTTCAAATGGAGTTGGAGCGGGTGGAGAGCCTGCTGCGGGAGCAGTTCGTGGCGAACGAGGGCATTCTGGGTCAGATCGGGCTGGATGCCATTGCTGCGGGGGGCAAGCGCTTCCGGCCGAAGCTGGTGATACAGTGCGGCAAGATCTTCGGCCCGGCCGACGAAAGCTTAATCGCGGCGGCGGCGGCCTTCGAATTGCTGCACCTGGCGTCGCTGATTCACGACGATGTGCTGGACCGGGCGGCGGTGCGGCGGAACCGGCCCGCTCTCTACCGGCAGTGGGGAAGCAGGTTGGCGGTCTTGACCGGAGATTATCTCCTGGCCGCAGCCTTTCAGATCTTGAGCGCGAACTGCCCGCCGGCGGTGCTGCGCTTGGCGGCGCAGAGCATTCAGCGGATGTGCCGGGGCGAGTTTAATCAGGCCGAACAGTGTTACGATCCGTCGGTGCGGCGGGAACAATACTATCGCCGGATCGCCGATAAAACCGGCAGCCTGATGGAGAATTGCTGCCGGGCCGGGGCTTTGCTGGGCGGCGCCGGCCCGGACCAGGCGGAGCTGGCGGCGGCCTTTGGCCGGGAGACCGGCTATGCTTACCAAATTATCGATGATATTCTGGATATCGCCGGTGCAGAGACAGTGACCGGCAAGCCCGTCGGGGAGGATTTCCGGCAGGGCATTCTGACCTTGCCGACCCTGTTGCTGTTGGAAGAGCCCGAACACGGTGAATGGCTGCGCAGCCGGCTGGAGGCCGGAAAGGCGGCCGGGCCGTGCCGCCGCGAATTGCGGCGGCGCTTGAATCAAGCGGGCGCGCTCGCGGCATCCCGGCGGATCGCCGCGGAGCATCTCCACCGCGCCCGGACGGCCTTGAGCGGCTTGCCCGATACGGAGGCGACGCGGTTACTTGAGCGACTGACCGACCAATTGGCCTCGGGAATCGAAGCAAGCTCTTCAAAAGACATCCCGGGAGACCCAAATTGA
- a CDS encoding acyloxyacyl hydrolase: MRKLICSLVLGSLLLLGLAQTALGQEIGLDPEPNREPDSEIEVEYLSPMWENRQLDTSSLNVFFHKSDFPRHPNLSFYTGATLTHAWGYITEENTNRDDEAVGIGPVCLIRYQPWQGEKMSFSVDMSGGLIFYNENFPLGGDFYNFMWRLGPKLTYMLNEHYWLSVSCKIMHVSNGQHGRSRNPSYNGQGVSVSVMKKM; the protein is encoded by the coding sequence TTGCGTAAGTTGATCTGCTCTCTCGTGCTTGGATCGTTGCTGTTGTTGGGACTGGCCCAAACCGCGCTGGGTCAAGAAATCGGCCTGGATCCCGAACCGAACCGGGAGCCGGATTCCGAGATCGAAGTGGAATACCTCTCCCCCATGTGGGAAAACCGCCAGCTCGACACTTCGTCTTTGAATGTTTTTTTCCATAAAAGCGATTTCCCGCGTCACCCGAACCTATCGTTTTATACCGGCGCCACGCTCACCCATGCCTGGGGTTACATCACCGAAGAGAATACCAACCGGGATGATGAAGCCGTCGGCATCGGGCCGGTCTGTCTGATTCGCTACCAGCCCTGGCAGGGAGAGAAAATGTCATTTTCGGTGGATATGAGCGGCGGCCTGATCTTTTATAATGAGAATTTCCCGCTAGGCGGCGATTTTTATAACTTCATGTGGCGGCTGGGGCCGAAGCTCACCTATATGCTGAATGAGCATTACTGGTTGAGCGTCAGCTGCAAGATCATGCACGTCTCCAACGGCCAGCACGGAAGATCGCGAAACCCTTCCTATAATGGTCAAGGCGTCTCCGTCAGCGTGATGAAAAAAATGTGA
- a CDS encoding nitroreductase family protein encodes MGDFLELAATRRSIRKFQDREIPEQDIAYFIRAAVNAPSGCNSQCWRFIAVRDKAVIGRMKAAVVERVNRLLAAGGTELSPEYLESKRKMVSFFAKAPLVIAVFMTGAKFYDAVMIEALRVQGYDDAGIMKLYGHYDLLSVGAAIQNLLLAVHEKGYGACWMNEPVVAEAALQEILGVPSQERLISLIPVGVPAYVPRTKNLKEMAEVFVLR; translated from the coding sequence ATGGGTGATTTTCTCGAATTGGCGGCGACGCGCCGCAGTATCCGGAAGTTTCAGGACCGTGAGATCCCGGAACAGGATATCGCATATTTCATCCGGGCCGCCGTGAATGCGCCCAGCGGTTGCAACAGTCAATGCTGGCGGTTTATCGCGGTCCGTGACAAAGCCGTCATCGGGAGGATGAAAGCCGCCGTAGTGGAGCGGGTCAACCGGCTGCTGGCAGCCGGAGGAACGGAGCTTTCCCCGGAGTATCTGGAGTCCAAACGGAAGATGGTCAGCTTTTTCGCTAAGGCACCGCTGGTGATCGCCGTCTTCATGACCGGGGCCAAGTTTTACGATGCGGTGATGATCGAGGCCTTGCGGGTCCAGGGTTATGACGACGCGGGCATCATGAAGCTTTACGGCCATTACGACCTGCTGTCGGTGGGCGCGGCCATCCAGAACCTGTTGCTGGCGGTCCATGAGAAGGGTTACGGCGCCTGCTGGATGAACGAACCGGTCGTGGCCGAGGCGGCGCTGCAGGAGATTTTGGGAGTGCCGTCCCAGGAACGGTTGATCTCCCTGATTCCGGTGGGAGTCCCCGCTTACGTCCCCCGCACCAAGAACTTGAAGGAAATGGCGGAGGTCTTCGTCCTCCGCTGA
- the tyrS gene encoding tyrosine--tRNA ligase: MSVFETLQERGFIQQTTHQEPLYELLEKEKVTFYVGFDPTADSLHVGHLLPVMAMAHMQRAGHRPIAILGGGTAMIGDPSGKSELRQMLTKETIDHNAECFRSQLAHYLDFSEGKALMVNNGDWLLGLNYLEFLRDIGRFFSVNRMLTAESVKIRLEKGLTFIEFNYMLLQSYDFLMLNRKYGCKLQMGGDDQWSNILAGADLIRRVEGKEAYGVTFPLLTTSSGRKMGKTEAGAVWLDPAKTTPYEFYQYWRNSDDRDVRRFLSLYTFLPMDEVRRLGALQDQAINEAKRVLAFEVTKLAHGEAEAIKADQAAAALFGGGGNEQAVPAVELSQDQLAQGLTILDLLVQAKLADSKSEARRLVTQGGVALNDEKISDLNRTIAAADFKDGKLLIKKGKKQFQTVKLI, encoded by the coding sequence ATGTCTGTATTTGAAACGCTCCAGGAGCGGGGCTTTATCCAGCAGACCACGCACCAGGAGCCCCTTTACGAATTGCTTGAGAAGGAGAAGGTCACTTTCTATGTCGGATTCGACCCGACCGCCGACAGTTTGCATGTCGGCCACTTGCTGCCGGTGATGGCCATGGCACATATGCAGCGGGCCGGGCATCGTCCCATCGCCATCCTGGGCGGCGGCACCGCCATGATCGGCGATCCCAGCGGAAAATCGGAATTGCGCCAGATGTTGACCAAGGAGACGATTGACCATAACGCGGAATGCTTTAGAAGCCAACTCGCTCATTATCTCGATTTTAGCGAGGGCAAGGCCTTGATGGTCAATAACGGCGATTGGCTGCTGGGCTTGAATTATCTTGAGTTTTTGCGGGATATTGGCCGCTTTTTCTCGGTGAACCGCATGCTGACCGCAGAGAGCGTGAAAATCCGCTTGGAAAAAGGCCTGACTTTCATCGAGTTTAACTATATGTTGCTGCAATCCTACGACTTCCTGATGCTGAACCGGAAATACGGGTGCAAGCTGCAGATGGGCGGGGACGATCAATGGTCGAATATTCTTGCCGGAGCGGATCTGATCCGGCGCGTCGAAGGCAAGGAGGCGTACGGCGTCACCTTCCCGCTCCTCACCACCAGCTCCGGACGGAAGATGGGCAAAACCGAGGCCGGGGCGGTCTGGCTGGATCCGGCCAAAACCACGCCGTATGAGTTCTACCAGTACTGGCGGAACTCCGACGACCGGGATGTCCGGCGTTTCTTGTCGCTCTACACCTTCCTGCCGATGGACGAGGTCCGGCGCCTGGGCGCGTTGCAGGATCAGGCGATCAATGAAGCCAAGCGCGTCCTGGCCTTCGAAGTCACCAAGCTGGCCCACGGCGAAGCCGAGGCCATCAAGGCCGACCAAGCCGCGGCGGCGCTCTTCGGCGGCGGCGGCAATGAACAGGCGGTGCCGGCGGTGGAACTGAGCCAGGATCAATTGGCGCAAGGCTTGACCATTCTGGATCTGCTGGTCCAGGCGAAACTGGCCGATTCCAAGAGTGAGGCGCGGCGGCTGGTGACCCAGGGCGGAGTGGCTCTGAACGACGAGAAGATCAGCGATCTCAACCGGACGATCGCCGCCGCTGATTTCAAGGACGGCAAACTGTTGATCAAAAAAGGCAAAAAGCAGTTCCAAACCGTGAAATTGATCTAA
- a CDS encoding ABC transporter substrate-binding protein gives MKRFFIVLGMLALMLSLSLVNVSAKEVTIQFWHAMGGHNMEVVNSLVDQFNKTHPGIKVEAQMAGTYDDVLSKTQAAVRTKTAPHVIQIFEIGTRVMIDSGIIIPVEDLGKKVARDRSFNWNKWIKPVANYYRMDGKLNSMPFNSSTPLLYYNKTFFKQAGLDPNQPPQTFEDLKKYAEKLTVRDAQGAVTRYGMTLAIYGWFAEQMSYNQDALYVNNNNGRTGRPTKALFNGPALVRFLDLWKAMVDQGTMLNAGAGTAPAQQAFLSGRAAMMFESTAQVNNFENGLKKIGSELGTAYLPLPKGVKRGGVCIGGASLWVTKDHPEEELKATWEFLKWLTLTEQQVYWFENTGYFPTTLSAVEAAKKTRFFTEHPNYATAFQQLLIAKNDYATQGAVMGSFAAVRKTVEDAVEEVLSGKKTTKKALDDAAAKVDKMLAEYNSLYQ, from the coding sequence ATGAAGCGATTTTTCATCGTCCTGGGAATGCTGGCGCTCATGCTGTCGCTGAGTCTGGTGAATGTTTCCGCCAAAGAAGTGACCATTCAGTTCTGGCATGCCATGGGCGGCCATAACATGGAGGTCGTCAACAGCCTGGTCGATCAGTTCAACAAGACTCACCCCGGGATCAAGGTCGAAGCGCAAATGGCCGGTACCTATGATGACGTCCTGAGCAAGACCCAGGCGGCGGTCCGGACCAAAACCGCGCCGCACGTCATCCAGATCTTCGAGATCGGCACCCGGGTGATGATCGATAGCGGCATCATCATTCCGGTCGAAGATCTCGGCAAAAAAGTGGCCCGCGATCGCAGTTTCAATTGGAACAAATGGATCAAGCCGGTCGCCAACTATTACCGGATGGACGGCAAGCTGAATTCGATGCCCTTCAACTCTTCCACGCCGCTCCTGTACTACAATAAAACCTTCTTCAAACAGGCCGGGCTGGACCCCAACCAACCGCCCCAGACCTTCGAGGATCTGAAGAAATACGCCGAGAAACTGACGGTGCGGGATGCCCAGGGAGCGGTAACCCGCTACGGAATGACCCTGGCGATCTACGGCTGGTTCGCCGAGCAGATGAGTTACAATCAGGATGCCCTGTACGTCAATAACAATAACGGCCGGACCGGCCGCCCCACCAAAGCCCTGTTCAACGGACCGGCCCTGGTGCGCTTCCTCGACCTTTGGAAGGCGATGGTCGATCAAGGGACGATGCTCAATGCCGGCGCCGGCACTGCCCCGGCCCAGCAAGCCTTCTTGTCGGGACGGGCGGCGATGATGTTTGAATCCACCGCGCAGGTGAACAACTTCGAAAACGGCCTCAAAAAGATCGGCAGCGAGCTGGGTACCGCCTACCTGCCGCTGCCGAAGGGAGTCAAACGCGGCGGCGTCTGCATCGGCGGCGCCAGCCTTTGGGTGACCAAAGACCATCCGGAGGAAGAGCTGAAGGCCACCTGGGAGTTTTTGAAATGGTTAACCCTCACCGAGCAGCAGGTTTACTGGTTCGAGAATACCGGCTACTTCCCGACGACGCTGAGCGCGGTGGAAGCGGCCAAAAAGACCCGGTTCTTCACCGAGCACCCCAATTACGCGACGGCGTTCCAGCAACTGCTGATCGCCAAGAACGATTACGCCACCCAAGGCGCGGTGATGGGCAGCTTCGCCGCGGTCCGCAAGACCGTGGAAGACGCCGTCGAGGAAGTTCTCTCCGGCAAGAAGACCACCAAGAAGGCGTTGGACGACGCCGCAGCCAAGGTCGATAAGATGCTGGCCGAATATAACTCGCTGTACCAATAA
- a CDS encoding carbohydrate ABC transporter permease, which yields MNGSRINRFFPYLLLLPSFLILLPFLYWPTLQSFIMSVYREAPFGARKFFCGAYNYVNILSDPAYLNSLWRTLLFTALVTGVGLAISLLCAVMLNQKVRGAKLYRTFFFIPYAISPAVAASLWVFLLNPVAGFVNYLLYSLFHIQPPWLTDGFLAFVAVSMASIWKDTGFNILFYLAGLQTIPESVIEAGKIDGASPVQRFFKITVPLLSPTTFYLVVMNLIFAIFENFGIIDIMTAGGPANATNFLIYNLYRDVFINFRPGAAAAQSVILFVLIIGVTIAHFKYNGENVHYQ from the coding sequence ATGAACGGATCGCGTATCAACCGGTTTTTTCCGTATCTATTACTACTGCCGTCGTTTCTGATTTTATTGCCCTTCTTATACTGGCCTACCCTGCAGTCGTTTATCATGAGCGTCTACCGGGAGGCTCCCTTCGGAGCCCGCAAGTTCTTCTGCGGCGCCTATAACTACGTCAATATTCTGAGCGATCCGGCCTATCTGAACAGTCTCTGGCGAACGCTGTTATTTACGGCGCTGGTGACTGGGGTAGGATTGGCCATCTCTTTGTTGTGCGCGGTGATGCTGAATCAGAAGGTCAGAGGGGCCAAGCTCTACCGGACTTTTTTCTTCATCCCCTATGCCATCTCTCCGGCAGTGGCCGCGTCGCTGTGGGTCTTCCTGCTCAACCCGGTGGCCGGATTTGTCAATTACCTGTTGTACTCCCTGTTTCATATTCAGCCGCCCTGGCTGACCGATGGCTTCCTGGCTTTTGTGGCGGTCAGCATGGCCAGCATCTGGAAGGACACCGGCTTCAACATCCTGTTTTATCTGGCCGGTTTGCAAACCATTCCGGAGAGCGTCATTGAGGCCGGCAAGATCGACGGCGCCTCGCCGGTGCAGCGTTTCTTCAAAATCACGGTGCCGCTGCTATCGCCCACCACCTTTTATCTGGTGGTGATGAATCTGATCTTCGCGATCTTTGAGAATTTCGGGATCATCGACATCATGACCGCGGGCGGCCCGGCCAATGCCACCAATTTTCTCATCTACAACCTGTACCGGGACGTCTTCATCAATTTCCGGCCCGGCGCGGCCGCGGCCCAATCCGTGATTCTGTTCGTCCTGATCATCGGAGTGACCATCGCTCACTTCAAATATAACGGCGAAAACGTCCATTATCAATAG
- a CDS encoding carbohydrate ABC transporter permease, translating to MTPSIRSKRRFFEHRIRAALGWHLLYIVASLLVLMPVLVGLSISMQPRDQIFTYPPSLFPKTLYLANYADAWRLVNMGRLLANSLWASLIVMLGKLLLGITSGYAFSHFEFKGKRFLFFAVLFTLMLPLEVRVVPLFELISQLGWANTYTGLVMPFLASATTTFLIMQHFKTIPKELKESADMDGCGPLRFLIRILLPLSGPILAGLATVNFLSMWNTYLWPLMIINADNLKTAQLGIKMLFSPAAEREWGLIMGGTITVVIPTLLIFMLSQRFFVKGIATQGIKE from the coding sequence ATGACTCCATCCATCCGAAGCAAACGCCGGTTTTTCGAGCACCGGATCAGGGCCGCCTTGGGCTGGCACCTGTTATACATTGTCGCCAGCCTGCTGGTCTTAATGCCGGTGCTGGTCGGTCTGAGCATCAGCATGCAGCCGCGCGATCAGATCTTTACCTACCCGCCGTCGCTCTTCCCCAAAACATTATACCTCGCCAATTATGCGGATGCGTGGCGCCTGGTCAATATGGGACGACTGCTGGCCAACAGCCTGTGGGCCTCCCTCATCGTCATGCTCGGAAAGCTGCTTTTGGGGATCACCAGCGGCTATGCTTTCTCCCACTTTGAATTCAAAGGCAAACGGTTTCTCTTCTTCGCGGTATTGTTCACGCTGATGCTGCCGCTGGAGGTGCGGGTGGTGCCGCTGTTCGAATTAATCAGCCAGCTGGGCTGGGCCAATACCTACACCGGCTTGGTAATGCCCTTTCTGGCCAGCGCCACCACCACTTTTCTGATCATGCAACATTTTAAGACCATTCCCAAAGAGTTAAAGGAATCGGCCGATATGGACGGCTGCGGGCCGCTGCGTTTTCTGATCCGGATCCTGCTGCCGCTCTCCGGCCCCATCCTGGCGGGATTGGCCACTGTCAATTTCTTGTCGATGTGGAACACCTACCTCTGGCCACTGATGATTATCAACGCCGACAACCTTAAAACCGCCCAGCTCGGGATCAAGATGTTATTCAGCCCCGCGGCGGAACGGGAGTGGGGATTGATTATGGGCGGGACGATCACCGTGGTCATTCCGACCCTGCTCATCTTCATGCTCTCGCAGCGCTTCTTCGTCAAAGGCATCGCCACCCAGGGGATCAAGGAATAG
- a CDS encoding C40 family peptidase: MIGTDHWIGNGEPALLDPEYWLHRAVHTGWLKNPFQARPHSVAQAVAEYRREVGALLNRPLLGQFAERISPLELARSLDRTEWLNGVPIYGLIVNRTDLKMLPRAAPLLTAAWPRDLDRNQQSGLEPGDSCQLFASNADCSWYGVITRRGAGWVAARDLAVAGATPVDHHTTQLPALITLDPEHTLKPFHGLPRSAGMGCSFPAVDPFRRVVLIPSRTRSGELRWREAVIDGRVCAGHLAPTVPNLIRQAFKYLGRRYAWGDRNPGGRTGLDCSRLVQNVLQTLGWTVPRNSREQLAAGRRVLPLGESGPEERGALLDGLMPGSLLYTDSHALIYLGRTPNGWYAIHACYSYLEKHGDREKRRAVKRVIVSDLELGLGSSGGSLWQRLTGAVPVVGKEEQHEAVSSDRRGDCQR; the protein is encoded by the coding sequence GTGATCGGAACGGACCACTGGATAGGGAATGGGGAACCGGCGCTGCTCGATCCCGAGTATTGGCTGCACCGCGCGGTTCATACGGGATGGTTGAAGAATCCTTTTCAGGCCCGCCCTCATAGCGTCGCTCAGGCCGTGGCGGAATACCGGCGGGAAGTCGGCGCTCTGCTGAACCGGCCGCTGTTGGGGCAGTTCGCCGAGCGGATCAGCCCGCTGGAGCTGGCGCGATCGCTGGATCGGACGGAGTGGTTGAACGGCGTGCCAATTTATGGTTTAATTGTGAATAGAACGGATCTGAAAATGTTGCCGCGTGCGGCTCCGCTATTGACCGCGGCCTGGCCCCGGGATCTCGACCGGAACCAGCAGAGCGGCCTGGAGCCGGGAGACAGCTGTCAGCTCTTCGCCAGCAACGCCGACTGCAGTTGGTATGGGGTGATTACCCGCCGCGGCGCGGGCTGGGTCGCCGCCCGGGATCTGGCGGTGGCGGGCGCCACGCCGGTGGATCATCATACGACTCAATTGCCGGCTCTGATTACGCTCGACCCCGAACATACGTTAAAGCCGTTTCACGGCTTGCCCAGGAGCGCCGGAATGGGTTGTTCCTTTCCGGCAGTGGATCCATTCCGCCGGGTCGTACTTATCCCGTCCCGTACCCGGAGCGGTGAGCTCCGCTGGCGGGAAGCGGTGATTGACGGCAGGGTTTGCGCCGGTCATCTGGCGCCGACCGTTCCCAACCTCATCCGGCAAGCCTTCAAGTATTTGGGTCGCCGCTACGCTTGGGGCGACCGCAATCCCGGCGGCAGGACCGGTTTGGACTGTTCGCGGCTGGTTCAGAATGTCCTCCAGACATTGGGCTGGACCGTACCCCGCAACTCCCGGGAACAGCTGGCCGCCGGACGCCGGGTGCTGCCGCTGGGGGAGAGCGGGCCGGAGGAGCGCGGCGCGTTGTTGGACGGATTGATGCCCGGCAGTTTGCTTTACACCGACAGTCACGCGCTGATTTATCTCGGCCGGACGCCCAATGGATGGTATGCGATTCACGCTTGTTATAGTTATCTGGAGAAACACGGGGACCGGGAGAAGCGCCGGGCCGTGAAACGGGTGATCGTTTCCGATCTGGAGCTGGGGCTGGGAAGCTCCGGCGGTTCCCTTTGGCAACGTTTGACCGGCGCAGTGCCGGTAGTGGGAAAGGAAGAACAACATGAAGCAGTTAGTAGTGACCGCCGCGGTGATTGTCAGAGATGA
- a CDS encoding (deoxy)nucleoside triphosphate pyrophosphohydrolase has protein sequence MKQLVVTAAVIVRDDRILMAQRRTGDREGGKWEFPGGKVEFGEDPRAGLERELREELGIEVEVGAPLDVVAVNRSDLQLILLYFGCRIIAGTPLPIECQAVTWRYPEEIDGLEKPPADHHFWERNRGQLAVLEVSR, from the coding sequence ATGAAGCAGTTAGTAGTGACCGCCGCGGTGATTGTCAGAGATGACCGGATTTTGATGGCACAACGCCGGACCGGGGACCGGGAAGGCGGAAAATGGGAATTTCCCGGCGGTAAAGTGGAATTCGGCGAAGATCCGCGCGCCGGCCTGGAACGGGAATTGCGTGAAGAACTGGGAATTGAAGTGGAAGTGGGAGCGCCGCTGGATGTGGTGGCGGTGAACCGGAGCGACCTGCAGCTGATTCTACTCTACTTTGGCTGCCGGATCATTGCCGGGACTCCGTTGCCCATTGAGTGCCAGGCGGTCACCTGGCGATATCCGGAGGAGATCGACGGCCTGGAAAAGCCGCCCGCCGATCATCATTTTTGGGAGAGGAACCGTGGGCAGCTGGCAGTCCTTGAGGTGAGCCGATGA